The following coding sequences are from one Arthrobacter crystallopoietes window:
- a CDS encoding M1 family metallopeptidase yields MTCLSSTPADATTDGPAAVLPAAVSAPLPDRYLPGRGTGDLLITHYDLDLECKLASNRLAGRAVLTGRTLKDTSRLEFDLTGLQAGRVQVNGQRPRKTSQRNGKLVLSLKEPLPAETGLVLDIRYEGTPAPINGDWGEVGWEELTDGVLVAGQPDGASSWFPCNDHPSQKATFRISTTTDAGYRAVANGELVSHRKKASRETWVYEMNEPMATYLATLQIGRYVLRDLVPAGPAGAGGDAAVVQQVAAPAPLLTDAVVALSRQEDMMAVFVRSFGPYPFARYTVVVAEDELEIPLEAQSLSIIGRNHLDSGWEAQRLIAHELSHQWFGNSLTAASWQDIWLHEGFACYSEWIWSEASGSLPAAGRAKAAWQMLAALEQDITVGDPGPELMFDDRVYKRGALALHALRTELGDERFFRLLRRWCADYRHGSVSTSQFIGLADTEAGRPGFSAATLLEPWLFSAALPEFPGK; encoded by the coding sequence ATGACTTGCCTATCATCAACCCCCGCCGATGCCACAACCGATGGTCCGGCCGCTGTATTGCCTGCAGCAGTGTCTGCGCCGCTGCCGGATCGCTATCTCCCCGGCCGCGGTACCGGCGACCTGCTCATCACGCACTATGACCTGGACCTGGAGTGCAAGCTGGCGTCCAACCGGCTGGCCGGCCGCGCCGTGCTCACCGGCCGGACGCTCAAGGACACCAGCCGGCTGGAATTCGACCTGACCGGGCTGCAGGCCGGCCGTGTCCAGGTCAACGGGCAGCGCCCCCGGAAAACGTCGCAGCGCAACGGCAAACTGGTGCTTTCGCTGAAGGAACCGCTGCCGGCAGAGACCGGACTGGTGCTGGATATCCGCTACGAAGGCACTCCCGCGCCGATAAACGGCGACTGGGGCGAAGTGGGGTGGGAGGAACTGACCGACGGCGTGTTGGTCGCCGGGCAGCCCGATGGCGCCTCCTCGTGGTTCCCCTGCAACGACCACCCCAGCCAGAAAGCTACCTTCCGCATCAGCACAACCACGGACGCCGGTTACCGCGCCGTGGCCAATGGCGAACTGGTAAGCCACCGTAAAAAGGCCTCCCGGGAAACCTGGGTCTATGAAATGAACGAGCCAATGGCAACCTACCTGGCCACGCTCCAGATAGGCCGGTACGTCCTTCGGGATCTTGTGCCTGCCGGGCCGGCCGGCGCGGGGGGCGATGCCGCCGTGGTCCAGCAGGTCGCAGCGCCTGCGCCGCTGCTGACGGACGCCGTCGTAGCCTTGTCGCGGCAGGAAGACATGATGGCGGTTTTCGTCCGGTCTTTCGGCCCGTACCCCTTTGCGCGGTACACCGTGGTGGTGGCCGAGGACGAACTGGAAATCCCGTTGGAGGCCCAGTCGCTGTCCATCATCGGCCGCAACCATCTGGACAGCGGATGGGAGGCACAGCGCCTGATCGCGCATGAGCTCTCGCACCAGTGGTTCGGCAATTCGCTGACTGCGGCGAGCTGGCAAGACATCTGGCTGCATGAAGGCTTCGCCTGCTATTCCGAGTGGATCTGGTCCGAGGCCTCCGGCTCCCTGCCTGCCGCCGGACGGGCCAAAGCCGCCTGGCAAATGCTCGCCGCCCTGGAACAGGACATCACCGTGGGCGATCCGGGTCCGGAGCTGATGTTCGATGACCGGGTCTACAAGCGCGGCGCCCTGGCCCTGCACGCCCTGCGAACCGAACTCGGCGACGAGCGGTTCTTCCGCCTGCTGCGCCGCTGGTGCGCGGACTACCGGCACGGCTCCGTCTCAACAAGCCAATTCATCGGGCTCGCTGACACGGAAGCGGGCCGGCCGGGCTTTTCCGCCGCCACGCTCCTGGAGCCGTGGCTGTTCAGCGCGGCACTGCCAGAGTTTCCCGGAAAATAA
- the pheT gene encoding phenylalanine--tRNA ligase subunit beta produces the protein MRIPLSWLREYAQVPAEATAEDVMAELVKVGLEEEDVHRPLDELKGPVVVGQVLSAEKEPQANGKTINWCQVRVVPEGQEQTLTGDGIDPSGVQGIVCGAHNFEPGDKVVVTLPGAVLPGDFRITPRKTYGHVSAGMIASVRELGIGDDHDGILVLGTLGLDPEIGADALEVLSLYDEAAEINVTPDRSYCFSIRGVAREFAHATGTGFKDPAAAVVVDPSTGPGYPVRLEDQAPIYGKPGCDRFVARTVRSVDPTRPTPTWMASRLRLAGIRSISLVVDISNYVMLELGQPLHFYDLDRLQGDIVVRRANAGETLRTLDDKVRKLDPEDLLITDASGAIGIAGVMGGAATEVSDSTVNVLIEAAHFEEVSISRSRRRHKLPSEASKRFERGVDWQVADEAAQRAVDLLTELAGGTADTTVTDAGQEPAAVVIDLPAGFAAERIGIDFTEEQITVALTDLGADVEKYDGGYKVTAPSWRQDLEIKEDLAEEIARLVGYDNIPATLPVAPPGRGLTRVQQQRRRVMQALADAGLTEVLSYPFVTKAANDTFGAAADGEERSALKLANPLSDEHGYLRTSVLPGLLETARRNHSRGFRDLALYEAGLVFLPNGRLGSAEIPPLGVRPAEEVLDGLYAGIPEQPLHLAAVFMGHDSPAGANHTPRPWDWADALDAARLVGDVLGVELVVEQGSHQAFHPGRTARISLRNGQSVGYAGELHPKLLAAQDLPERTVALELNADVLFEAAPDVIVAKHLSTYPVATQDVALVVDADTAAEAVRETLREGAGELLEDIALFDVYAGTGIEDGKKSLAFGLRFRADDRTLTADEASEARAAAVALAAERFGAVQR, from the coding sequence ACCGCAGGCCAACGGCAAGACCATCAACTGGTGCCAGGTCCGCGTGGTGCCGGAGGGCCAGGAGCAGACCCTGACCGGAGACGGCATCGACCCCTCCGGCGTGCAGGGCATTGTCTGCGGCGCGCACAACTTCGAGCCGGGGGACAAGGTTGTCGTCACCCTGCCCGGCGCCGTGCTGCCCGGTGACTTCAGGATCACCCCGCGCAAGACCTACGGCCACGTCTCCGCCGGCATGATCGCATCCGTGCGCGAGCTCGGCATCGGCGATGACCATGACGGCATCCTGGTGCTCGGCACCCTGGGCCTGGATCCCGAAATCGGTGCGGACGCCCTCGAGGTGCTGAGCCTCTACGACGAGGCCGCCGAGATCAACGTGACCCCGGACCGCAGCTACTGCTTCTCCATCCGAGGCGTGGCCCGCGAATTCGCCCATGCCACGGGTACCGGGTTCAAGGACCCGGCGGCCGCCGTCGTCGTCGATCCTTCCACCGGCCCCGGCTACCCGGTCCGGCTGGAAGACCAGGCGCCCATTTACGGCAAGCCCGGCTGCGACAGGTTTGTCGCCCGCACGGTGCGCAGCGTGGACCCCACCCGGCCGACGCCGACCTGGATGGCTTCGCGCCTGCGCCTGGCCGGCATCCGGTCCATCTCGCTCGTGGTGGACATTTCCAACTACGTCATGCTCGAGCTGGGCCAGCCGCTGCACTTCTACGATCTGGACCGGCTCCAGGGCGATATTGTGGTGCGCCGCGCCAACGCGGGGGAGACGCTGCGGACGCTGGACGACAAGGTGCGCAAGCTGGACCCCGAGGACCTGCTGATCACCGACGCGTCCGGCGCCATCGGCATCGCCGGCGTGATGGGCGGAGCGGCCACCGAAGTATCGGACAGCACGGTCAACGTGCTCATCGAGGCGGCCCATTTCGAAGAGGTCAGCATTTCCCGTTCGCGCCGCCGCCACAAGCTCCCCTCCGAGGCGTCCAAACGCTTCGAGCGGGGCGTGGACTGGCAGGTGGCCGACGAGGCCGCGCAGCGCGCCGTGGACCTGCTGACCGAGCTGGCCGGCGGTACCGCGGACACCACGGTGACCGATGCCGGGCAGGAACCGGCCGCCGTCGTTATCGATCTGCCGGCGGGCTTTGCCGCCGAACGGATCGGCATCGACTTCACCGAGGAACAGATCACCGTGGCGCTCACGGACCTGGGCGCTGACGTTGAAAAGTACGACGGCGGGTACAAGGTTACGGCGCCGAGCTGGCGCCAGGATCTGGAGATCAAGGAAGACCTGGCCGAGGAGATCGCCCGGCTGGTCGGCTACGACAACATCCCGGCGACCCTGCCGGTGGCGCCTCCCGGGCGCGGCCTGACCCGCGTGCAGCAGCAGCGCCGGCGCGTCATGCAGGCGCTCGCGGACGCGGGCCTGACCGAGGTGCTTTCGTACCCGTTTGTCACTAAGGCGGCCAATGACACCTTCGGTGCAGCGGCGGACGGCGAGGAACGCAGCGCGCTCAAGCTGGCCAATCCGCTCAGCGATGAACACGGCTACCTGCGCACCTCCGTGCTGCCGGGGCTGCTGGAAACGGCGCGCCGGAACCACTCCCGCGGCTTCCGCGACCTGGCCCTGTACGAGGCCGGGCTGGTCTTCCTGCCCAACGGCCGCCTCGGCTCGGCGGAGATCCCGCCGCTGGGCGTCCGGCCGGCGGAAGAAGTGCTGGACGGGCTGTATGCGGGCATTCCCGAGCAGCCGCTGCACCTGGCGGCCGTCTTCATGGGCCACGATTCGCCCGCCGGCGCCAACCACACCCCGCGCCCCTGGGACTGGGCGGATGCGCTGGACGCTGCGCGTCTGGTCGGCGACGTGCTCGGCGTCGAGCTGGTGGTGGAGCAGGGTTCGCACCAGGCCTTCCACCCGGGCCGTACGGCGAGGATTTCGCTGCGCAACGGCCAGAGCGTGGGCTACGCGGGCGAACTGCACCCCAAGCTGCTCGCCGCGCAGGACCTGCCGGAACGCACGGTGGCGCTGGAGCTGAACGCGGACGTGCTCTTCGAGGCCGCCCCGGACGTCATCGTCGCCAAGCACCTTTCCACCTACCCTGTGGCCACGCAGGACGTGGCGTTGGTGGTGGATGCGGACACGGCCGCCGAGGCGGTGCGGGAGACCCTGCGCGAGGGCGCCGGCGAACTGCTGGAGGACATCGCGCTCTTCGATGTGTACGCCGGCACAGGCATTGAAGACGGCAAGAAGTCCCTGGCCTTCGGGCTGCGCTTCCGCGCCGATGACCGCACGCTGACGGCCGATGAGGCCTCGGAGGCCCGGGCCGCCGCGGTGGCTCTGGCCGCCGAACGGTTCGGCGCCGTCCAGCGTTAA
- a CDS encoding Pls/PosA family non-ribosomal peptide synthetase gives MDILTASAEAYPDASALDDGQQPLSYAELLEAVRRQAKLLHEAGLGAGDKVGIRIPSGTRELYVSILATLYIGAAYVPVDADDPDERARLVFSEAKVAGILKADGEIVTSPERPAPFPDPRPAELTDDAWVIFTSGSTGTPKGVAVTHRSAAAFVDAEARIFLPAEPLGPQDRVLAGLSVAFDASCEEMWLAWRHGSCLVPAPRSLVRSGMDLGPWLMSRGITAVSTVPTLAALWPAEALENVRLLIFGGEACPPELARRLAVEDREVWNTYGPTEATVVACAAPLGGDGPVRIGLPLDGWDLAVVDADGVPVAEGGTGELIIGGVGLARYLDPAKDAEKYAPMPSLGWERAYRSGDLVTYDPAGLLFVGRADEQVKLGGRRIELGEVDSALQALPGVSGAAAAVKTTAAGNQILVGYLAAPVDYDVDSARGLLAGRLPAPLIPLLAVVDTLPTKTSGKVDRNALPWPLPGSEPAHGEGELQLEADAGWIAEQWSSVLGLPVASLDADFFASGGGSLAAAQLVSALRVRYPTIAVSEIYAHPRIGALIEAARQSVPDGVQAEPKERQVRRTQRKSQIFQTLMGIPLIVLVGMRWLTYLMILNNSLSLLGVLTAAPTLSWWWVLASWAVFVSPPGRMAISVLSARLLLHRIRPGTYPRSGRVHLRLWLAEQIADMASAVSLASAPFVPYYARALGADIGRDVDLHSVPPVTGLLTLGRGASVEPEVDLSGWWLDGDKVHIGAISVGAGATIGARSTLMPGTSIGAGATVEPGSAVTGKVKAGLNFSGSPAERTGKSKHAWPEPPAKSSPWWSIFYPLASSALALIPFAAAAAAVAVVIFLVPGNTSLWAALVPLLAAVPAAALVWFLANLVLVLVTVRLLGLGVKEGYHRVRSRVGWQVWATERVLDMARDILFPIYASLFTPVWLRLLGAKVGRNVEASTVLLVPKMTTIGEGAFLADDTMVASYELGGGWMKIAPAKIGKRSFLGNSGMTAAGRRVPKNSLVAVLSATPSKAKAGSSWLGSPPVRLRRTSIEADSSRTFAPPARLKLARTLWELCRFVPVAVTVALALVVLAVFDWLAGTYGYLVAALAGGLVLMLAGAAAAGSSVLAKWLLVGRIKSGEHPLWSSFIWRNEVVDTFVELVSAPWFGRAAAGTPALVWWLRALGAKIGHGVWCESYWLPEADLVSLGDGSTVNRGCVVQTHLFHDRIMSIDTVELAAGATMGPHGVILPAASLADGATVGPASLVMRGETVPAASYWMGNPVRPWTFTAS, from the coding sequence GGAGGCCGTCCGGCGGCAGGCGAAGCTGCTGCATGAGGCCGGGCTCGGGGCGGGCGACAAGGTGGGCATCCGGATTCCTTCCGGCACGCGCGAACTGTATGTCAGCATTCTCGCGACCCTGTACATCGGCGCGGCCTACGTCCCGGTCGACGCGGATGACCCAGATGAACGCGCACGGCTGGTTTTCAGCGAGGCCAAAGTGGCCGGCATTCTGAAGGCCGACGGCGAAATCGTCACCTCGCCGGAGCGGCCAGCGCCGTTCCCGGACCCCCGGCCGGCCGAGCTGACGGACGACGCCTGGGTGATCTTCACCTCGGGCTCCACGGGCACACCGAAGGGCGTTGCCGTCACCCATCGGTCGGCCGCCGCCTTCGTGGACGCCGAGGCCCGGATCTTCCTGCCGGCTGAGCCGTTGGGTCCGCAGGACCGGGTACTGGCCGGGCTCTCGGTGGCCTTCGACGCCTCCTGTGAGGAAATGTGGCTCGCCTGGCGGCACGGCTCCTGCCTGGTGCCTGCGCCGCGCTCCCTGGTCCGCAGCGGCATGGACCTGGGCCCTTGGCTGATGAGCCGCGGGATTACGGCCGTTTCCACGGTGCCGACCCTGGCCGCGCTGTGGCCGGCCGAGGCCCTCGAGAATGTCCGCCTGCTCATCTTCGGCGGCGAAGCCTGCCCGCCGGAGCTGGCCCGCCGGCTGGCAGTGGAGGACCGCGAAGTCTGGAACACCTACGGCCCCACGGAAGCAACCGTGGTAGCCTGCGCCGCGCCGCTGGGCGGGGACGGTCCGGTGCGGATCGGCCTGCCGCTGGACGGCTGGGATCTGGCCGTGGTGGATGCCGACGGCGTTCCGGTCGCCGAGGGCGGCACGGGCGAGCTGATCATCGGCGGCGTGGGCCTGGCCCGCTACCTCGATCCGGCCAAGGACGCGGAGAAGTACGCGCCGATGCCGTCCCTCGGCTGGGAACGCGCCTACCGCAGCGGCGACCTGGTCACCTATGATCCGGCCGGTCTGCTCTTTGTCGGCCGGGCGGATGAGCAGGTCAAGCTCGGCGGCCGGAGGATTGAACTCGGCGAAGTGGACAGCGCCCTGCAGGCCCTGCCCGGCGTATCCGGCGCGGCCGCCGCAGTGAAGACCACCGCCGCGGGCAACCAGATCCTGGTCGGCTATCTGGCCGCGCCCGTTGATTACGACGTCGACAGCGCCCGCGGGCTGTTGGCCGGCCGGTTGCCGGCTCCGTTGATCCCGCTGCTGGCCGTCGTCGACACCCTGCCCACCAAGACCAGCGGCAAGGTGGACCGCAACGCGCTGCCCTGGCCGCTGCCGGGCTCCGAGCCGGCCCACGGCGAAGGCGAGCTGCAGCTGGAGGCGGACGCCGGCTGGATTGCGGAACAGTGGAGCTCGGTGCTTGGCCTGCCCGTCGCCTCGCTGGATGCGGACTTCTTCGCCAGCGGCGGGGGCTCGCTGGCTGCAGCCCAGCTCGTGTCGGCCCTGCGGGTCCGGTACCCCACCATTGCCGTGTCCGAGATCTACGCCCACCCGCGCATCGGCGCCCTCATCGAGGCCGCGCGCCAGTCCGTTCCGGACGGCGTGCAGGCCGAGCCGAAGGAACGCCAGGTCCGGCGCACCCAGCGCAAGAGCCAGATCTTTCAGACATTGATGGGCATCCCGCTGATTGTCCTGGTCGGCATGCGCTGGCTGACGTACCTGATGATCCTCAACAACTCGCTGTCCCTCCTGGGCGTGCTGACGGCGGCGCCGACCTTGTCCTGGTGGTGGGTCCTTGCCAGCTGGGCCGTCTTTGTCAGCCCGCCGGGGCGGATGGCCATTTCCGTGCTCTCCGCCCGGCTGCTGCTGCACCGGATCCGGCCCGGCACCTACCCGCGCTCGGGCCGGGTACATCTGCGCTTGTGGCTGGCCGAACAGATCGCGGACATGGCATCGGCCGTCTCCCTCGCCAGTGCCCCCTTCGTCCCGTACTACGCGCGGGCTCTCGGGGCCGACATCGGCCGGGACGTGGATCTGCACTCGGTACCGCCGGTGACCGGCCTGCTCACGCTCGGCCGCGGAGCGTCCGTTGAACCCGAGGTAGATCTCTCCGGCTGGTGGCTCGACGGCGACAAGGTCCATATCGGCGCCATCAGCGTGGGGGCCGGGGCCACCATCGGCGCGCGCAGTACGCTCATGCCCGGCACGAGCATCGGCGCCGGCGCCACCGTGGAGCCCGGCTCCGCGGTCACCGGCAAGGTCAAGGCCGGCCTGAATTTCTCCGGCTCGCCTGCCGAACGCACCGGCAAGTCCAAGCACGCGTGGCCGGAACCGCCGGCAAAATCGAGCCCGTGGTGGAGCATCTTCTACCCCCTGGCCTCCTCGGCCCTGGCTCTTATCCCGTTCGCCGCCGCGGCGGCCGCGGTCGCCGTCGTTATTTTCCTGGTGCCCGGCAACACCAGTTTGTGGGCCGCGTTGGTGCCGTTGCTTGCCGCCGTGCCGGCGGCGGCGTTGGTCTGGTTCCTGGCCAACCTGGTACTCGTCCTCGTTACGGTCCGCCTGCTGGGGCTCGGTGTTAAGGAGGGCTACCACCGGGTACGCAGCCGGGTGGGCTGGCAGGTCTGGGCCACCGAACGTGTGCTGGACATGGCGCGCGACATCCTCTTTCCCATCTACGCGAGCCTGTTTACCCCCGTCTGGCTGCGCCTGCTGGGCGCAAAGGTCGGGCGCAACGTAGAGGCCTCCACCGTGCTGCTGGTGCCCAAAATGACCACCATCGGCGAGGGCGCTTTTCTGGCGGACGACACGATGGTGGCCTCGTATGAACTTGGTGGCGGGTGGATGAAGATCGCCCCGGCCAAGATCGGCAAGCGTTCCTTCCTGGGCAATTCGGGCATGACCGCGGCCGGACGGCGCGTGCCGAAGAACTCGCTGGTTGCCGTCCTGTCCGCCACGCCGTCGAAAGCCAAGGCCGGTTCGTCCTGGCTGGGCAGCCCGCCGGTACGCCTGCGCCGGACCTCCATCGAAGCGGATTCCAGCCGTACCTTCGCCCCTCCGGCGAGGCTGAAGCTGGCGCGCACACTCTGGGAACTGTGCCGTTTTGTTCCGGTGGCCGTCACCGTGGCGCTGGCCCTGGTGGTGCTCGCGGTCTTCGACTGGCTGGCCGGAACCTACGGCTACCTCGTGGCCGCCCTCGCCGGCGGCCTGGTCCTCATGCTGGCCGGTGCCGCCGCGGCCGGCAGCTCGGTACTGGCCAAGTGGCTGCTGGTGGGGCGGATCAAGTCCGGCGAGCATCCGCTGTGGAGCTCGTTCATCTGGCGGAACGAAGTGGTGGATACCTTCGTGGAACTGGTCAGCGCGCCCTGGTTCGGCCGCGCCGCTGCCGGCACCCCGGCGTTGGTCTGGTGGCTGCGGGCGCTGGGCGCGAAGATCGGCCATGGCGTCTGGTGCGAGAGCTACTGGCTGCCCGAGGCGGATCTGGTCAGCCTCGGGGACGGCTCCACGGTCAACCGCGGCTGCGTGGTCCAGACGCACTTGTTCCACGACCGGATCATGAGCATTGATACGGTGGAACTCGCAGCCGGCGCCACCATGGGTCCGCACGGAGTCATCCTGCCGGCCGCTTCCCTTGCCGACGGCGCCACCGTTGGCCCGGCTTCCCTGGTGATGCGGGGCGAGACCGTGCCCGCGGCGAGCTACTGGATGGGCAATCCCGTACGACCTTGGACGTTTACCGCCTCATGA
- a CDS encoding 4'-phosphopantetheinyl transferase family protein, which yields MRGEVILRLVRLADSGSGMSSRGFRRGAIRHLSRDAVRRLAADELDVGTERVQLAFDCRDCLRGNDGSHGQPYLLLDGNPAPVRVSYSRSGDWLLAALSFRPVLLGVDLEDTGSAAFGEADNIDAVMLTRDERALLARVVDRRRLRAQLWTRKEAVLKSTGHGLRLAPDEVGVADAEGSALLTIWPGSAGERPGVQLVDLQLTPAMADGTAVPPTLTAALAIGGSADPGVIFRETLAVPR from the coding sequence ATGAGGGGTGAGGTCATCCTGCGGCTGGTCCGCCTGGCCGATTCCGGTTCCGGCATGTCCAGCCGCGGCTTCCGGCGGGGCGCCATCCGCCACCTGTCGCGTGACGCGGTGCGGCGGCTGGCGGCGGACGAGCTCGACGTCGGGACCGAACGTGTGCAGTTGGCGTTCGACTGCCGCGACTGCCTGCGCGGCAACGATGGAAGCCATGGCCAGCCGTACCTGCTGCTGGACGGTAATCCTGCGCCCGTCCGGGTCAGCTACAGCCGCAGCGGGGACTGGCTGCTGGCCGCGCTGTCCTTCCGGCCGGTGCTCCTGGGCGTCGACCTGGAGGATACCGGATCGGCGGCCTTCGGCGAGGCCGACAACATCGACGCCGTGATGCTTACCCGCGACGAACGCGCTCTGCTCGCCCGCGTCGTTGACCGCCGGCGGCTCCGCGCACAGCTCTGGACGCGGAAAGAAGCCGTGCTGAAATCCACCGGCCACGGCCTGCGCCTTGCCCCCGATGAGGTAGGGGTGGCGGATGCGGAAGGCAGCGCACTGCTGACCATCTGGCCCGGTTCTGCCGGGGAACGGCCGGGCGTGCAGCTCGTGGACCTTCAGCTCACGCCGGCCATGGCCGACGGGACAGCCGTGCCGCCAACGCTGACCGCGGCGCTGGCCATCGGCGGTTCAGCCGATCCGGGTGTTATTTTCCGGGAAACTCTGGCAGTGCCGCGCTGA